The genomic interval GTCCACTTCGGCCGGGCGCTCATACCGTTCGTCGTGCTTCACGAACTCCTTCCAGTCGAGATCAGCCCGGGCAAAAGCAGCTTCGGCAAACTCGCGCACCGTGTGGGTCTCGTTCGTCGCGAGGACGAAATCGTCGCCGGCCGCTTCCTGCACGATCCGCCACATTCCCTCGACGTATTCCGGCGCATAACCCCAGTCGCGTTTCGCATCGAGATTGCCGAGAAACAGTTCCTGTTGCAGCCCGAGCTTGATCGCCGCCACCGCCCGCGTGATTTTTCGCGTGACGAACGTCTCGCCGCGCCGCGGACTTTCGTGGTTAAACAGGATGCCGTTGCTCGCAGCGAGGCCGTAACTTTCGCGGTAGTTCACCGTAGCCCAATAGGCGAAAACCTTTGCCACCCCGTACGGGCTCCGGGGCCAGAATGGCGTCGTCTCCGTTTGCGGCACCTCCCGCACTTTGCCGAACATTTCGCTGCTCGAGGCTTGGTAAAACCTGGATCGGATGCCCGTTTCCCGGATCGCTTCCAGGATCCGGATCGTGCCGACGCCGGTGACGTCGGAAGTGTATTCGGGAATGTCGAAACTCACTCGAACATGGCTTTGCGCGCCGAGGTGGTAAATCTCGTCCGGCTTCAGCTCGTAAAGGAGCTTCACCAGGTTGACGGAGTCCGCCAGGTCGCCGTAGTGCAGGAACAACCGGACGCCGTTGATGTGCGGATCAGCGTAAAGATGATCGATCCGCGAGGTGTTGAAAGTGCTCGCTCGCCGGATGATCCCGTGGACTTCGTAGCCCTTCTCCAGCAGGAGATCGGCAAGATAACTCCCGTCCTGCCCGGTGATTCCCGTGATGAGCGCTCTTTTCATAAAGTGGTGCAAGTTTTCAACTTGCCCGCCAAGCAAAGCGCAAGTTGAAAACTTACGCCACTATCAATCCGCCTGCGAAACCATCAATGATGCCAGCACTGCGCGCTGGGCCGCAATCAATTCTCCGATCCCTTTTCTTCCCAGCCCCAGCATTTCCTCAAGCTCCTGGTTGGAAAAGGTCGCTTCCTCGCCCGAACCCTGCATTTCGACGAACTCTCCATCTTCGGTCGCCACCAGGTTGAAATCGACGGTTACCGCCTTGTCCTCTTCGTAATTTAGATCGAGCACGGTCAGGCCGTTGAAAACGCCCGCGCTGACCGCCGCGACGAGCTTGCGAATGGGTGACGCCGCGAGCTTCTTTTCCTCGGTCAGCTTCCGGCACGCGATCGCCACGGCGAGGCTCGCGCCGGTGATGGCGGCCGTGCGCGTTCCGCCATCCGCCTGCAACACGTCGCAATCGACCCACATCGTCCGCGGCCCCAGTTTTTCCAGATCAACCACCGCGCGCAAGGAACGGCCAATGAGCCGCTGGATCTCCGTGCTCCGGCCGTCGAGCCGGCCCTTGGCGATGTCCCGCGGTTTCCTCGTGTTTGTCGAGTAGGGCAACATTGAATACTCCGCCGTCAGCCAGCCGCCGGTCACATTTTGTTCCTTCATCCAGCGCGGCACCGACTCCTCGATCATGACGCCGCAGATGACCCGGGTGTTGCCCATGGCCACGAGCACGGAGCCGCTCGCATTGGGCGCGATGCCGAGTTCGAAAGAGATCGGGCGGATCTCATTTGGCATGCGGCCATCAGGACGTTCCATCCGGCAATTGTAGGGCAGAGACCGCCCTGAGCAACGTCGAAGGGGCGCTTCGCCTGCCAACCGAAACTATCCGTTCACCACCCGCCCGCCGTTCGGATGCAGCACCTGCCCCGTCATGTAAGACGAATCGTCGGACGCGAGGAAGACAAACGAGGTCGCCACCTCCTCCGGTTCACC from Chthoniobacterales bacterium carries:
- the rph gene encoding ribonuclease PH is translated as MERPDGRMPNEIRPISFELGIAPNASGSVLVAMGNTRVICGVMIEESVPRWMKEQNVTGGWLTAEYSMLPYSTNTRKPRDIAKGRLDGRSTEIQRLIGRSLRAVVDLEKLGPRTMWVDCDVLQADGGTRTAAITGASLAVAIACRKLTEEKKLAASPIRKLVAAVSAGVFNGLTVLDLNYEEDKAVTVDFNLVATEDGEFVEMQGSGEEATFSNQELEEMLGLGRKGIGELIAAQRAVLASLMVSQAD
- the gmd gene encoding GDP-mannose 4,6-dehydratase, producing MKRALITGITGQDGSYLADLLLEKGYEVHGIIRRASTFNTSRIDHLYADPHINGVRLFLHYGDLADSVNLVKLLYELKPDEIYHLGAQSHVRVSFDIPEYTSDVTGVGTIRILEAIRETGIRSRFYQASSSEMFGKVREVPQTETTPFWPRSPYGVAKVFAYWATVNYRESYGLAASNGILFNHESPRRGETFVTRKITRAVAAIKLGLQQELFLGNLDAKRDWGYAPEYVEGMWRIVQEAAGDDFVLATNETHTVREFAEAAFARADLDWKEFVKHDERYERPAEVDLLIGDASKAKKVLDWEPKVRFQELVRIMVDADIALLSRSSAREQLGQLP